A stretch of Candidatus Manganitrophaceae bacterium DNA encodes these proteins:
- the rnc gene encoding ribonuclease III codes for MLPSDLTLLQKRLSYSFKAPLRLRQAVTHKSYLNESKDKTVDDNERFEFLGDAVLDLIISEVLIERFPQAPEGDLSKLKARVVSEGTLARVAKEIGLGQYLYLGKGEERTLGREKSSLLANAMEAVIAALYLDGGLAAAREGVMREFEPFLRELTRPEITVDYKTELQELCQKEFESLPTYHVIGESGPDHQKRFEVEIRIRNTPYATAGGKSKKEAEQRAAQITLERLKRGERAPQIE; via the coding sequence ATGTTGCCTTCGGATCTGACCCTCCTCCAGAAACGGCTCTCCTATTCTTTCAAGGCGCCGCTGCGCCTCCGCCAAGCGGTTACCCACAAATCGTACCTCAACGAATCAAAGGATAAGACGGTCGACGACAATGAGCGCTTCGAGTTCCTGGGCGATGCCGTCCTCGACCTGATCATCAGCGAAGTCTTGATCGAACGCTTCCCCCAAGCGCCGGAGGGGGATCTCTCTAAGTTAAAAGCCCGGGTGGTCAGCGAGGGAACGCTCGCCCGGGTTGCTAAAGAGATCGGCCTCGGCCAGTACCTCTATCTGGGAAAGGGGGAGGAGCGGACCCTCGGCCGAGAGAAGAGCTCGCTCCTTGCCAATGCGATGGAGGCGGTGATCGCCGCCCTCTATCTCGACGGCGGTCTTGCGGCGGCGCGGGAGGGGGTGATGCGGGAGTTCGAGCCGTTCCTGCGGGAGCTGACCCGCCCTGAGATCACCGTCGACTACAAGACCGAGCTCCAAGAGCTCTGCCAAAAAGAGTTCGAATCGCTCCCCACCTACCACGTTATCGGAGAGTCGGGTCCGGACCACCAAAAGCGCTTCGAAGTCGAAATCCGAATCCGAAACACCCCCTATGCCACCGCCGGCGGGAAGAGCAAAAAAGAGGCGGAGCAGCGGGCGGCACAGATCACGCTGGAGCGGTTGAAAAGAGGAGAACGGGCTCCGCAGATTGAGTAG
- a CDS encoding AMP-binding protein, whose translation MLQFDALHKPDLSSLRFCLSQGSPIPIALLQKFEERFRTPILEGYGLAEGTGIVSVNRVSGRWKSGSVGVPLSGLEMKILNDRDEALTDREIGEVVLRGENIMAGYFKAPVGEEAIRGGWLHTGDAGYRDDDGTFFIVGRKKR comes from the coding sequence CTGCTCCAGTTTGATGCGCTGCACAAACCCGATCTCTCCTCACTCCGGTTTTGCCTCAGTCAGGGATCGCCGATACCGATCGCGCTCCTTCAAAAATTCGAGGAGCGATTCCGGACGCCCATTCTCGAAGGATATGGTCTAGCGGAGGGGACCGGAATCGTTTCAGTCAATCGGGTCAGCGGCCGGTGGAAATCCGGATCGGTCGGCGTTCCCCTGTCGGGCCTGGAGATGAAGATTTTGAATGATCGGGACGAGGCGCTCACCGACCGGGAGATCGGCGAGGTCGTCCTGCGCGGTGAGAACATCATGGCCGGCTACTTTAAGGCTCCGGTGGGGGAGGAGGCGATCCGCGGCGGCTGGCTCCATACCGGCGATGCCGGTTATCGGGATGACGACGGCACTTTTTTTATCGTCGGCCGAAAAAAGAGGTAA
- the acpP gene encoding acyl carrier protein: MAVEERVKKIISEQLGLEEEDVTPEASFVEDLGADSLDTVELVMAFEEEFGIEIPDEDAEKILTVQNAIDYIKEKV, translated from the coding sequence TTGGCAGTAGAAGAGCGCGTTAAAAAGATCATTTCGGAGCAGTTGGGCTTGGAAGAAGAGGATGTCACCCCGGAAGCCTCCTTCGTGGAGGATCTCGGCGCCGACTCCTTGGATACCGTGGAGCTGGTCATGGCGTTCGAGGAAGAGTTCGGGATAGAGATCCCGGATGAGGATGCAGAGAAGATCCTCACCGTCCAGAATGCAATCGACTACATTAAGGAAAAGGTGTAG
- a CDS encoding 5-formyltetrahydrofolate cyclo-ligase, with translation MTRLNLPSDKRAIRARLLLQRRTLSPEERRTKCEAIARRLLTSSEFRAAETVHSYLASKAEVQTQEIIEEALRLKKRVVVPIVEPKTNGLTLSVLTDSHLSQLQPGPFGILELRPEFRKAIDPKEVDLWLIPGVAFDEAGNRLGFGGGYYDRLLSGTSGRKIGLAFEFQIVHRLPIEPTDHPIDLIITETRTIDCKGEDGAGKAD, from the coding sequence GTGACCCGTTTGAATCTTCCCTCCGACAAGAGGGCGATCCGCGCCCGTCTTCTGCTTCAGAGAAGAACCCTGTCCCCTGAGGAGCGGCGGACGAAGTGCGAGGCGATCGCAAGGCGATTGCTTACCTCTTCGGAATTCAGAGCGGCAGAGACGGTTCATAGCTATTTGGCCTCCAAGGCCGAGGTTCAGACGCAGGAAATAATCGAAGAGGCGCTTCGACTCAAGAAGCGGGTCGTGGTTCCTATTGTTGAACCTAAGACGAATGGATTGACCCTCTCGGTCCTGACCGATTCTCATCTCTCCCAATTGCAGCCCGGTCCCTTCGGTATCTTAGAACTCCGACCCGAATTTCGGAAAGCGATCGATCCCAAAGAGGTCGATCTCTGGTTGATTCCGGGGGTCGCTTTTGACGAGGCTGGGAATCGGCTCGGTTTTGGAGGGGGATACTACGATCGTCTCCTCTCCGGTACTTCCGGGAGGAAGATCGGGTTGGCCTTTGAATTCCAGATCGTGCATCGGCTTCCGATTGAGCCGACCGATCATCCGATCGATCTGATCATCACCGAAACAAGAACCATTGATTGCAAAGGAGAGGATGGTGCCGGCAAAGCGGATTGA
- the fabD gene encoding ACP S-malonyltransferase encodes MAIAFLFPGQGSQYVGMGKALFEHFDAARATYAEADRALGWEISRLSFEGPEERLNQTEYTQPALLVASIAAWRTLGAPIDKGALVAGHSLGEYTALVAAGALPFTEAVRLVQQRGRFMQEAVPQGQGGMAAIVGLDRKTIGEICEQASSGSGRVTAANYNAPDQIVIAGEAGAVQRGATLAQARGAKRVVPLAVSVPSHSPMMGEACRRLAAELEKIGGEDLKIPLINNLQAKRITTWQEAKAGLIDQLSSPLLWEETIGQMRDSGIDLFIEVGPGRVLSGLLKRIDRKLATMNAEDAAGVEKVKAALEK; translated from the coding sequence GTGGCGATCGCATTTCTCTTTCCGGGCCAAGGCTCGCAATATGTCGGAATGGGGAAAGCGCTCTTCGAGCATTTCGACGCCGCCCGCGCCACCTATGCCGAGGCTGATCGGGCGCTCGGCTGGGAGATCAGCCGGCTCAGCTTCGAGGGACCGGAAGAGCGGCTGAACCAGACGGAATATACCCAGCCGGCGCTGCTCGTCGCCAGCATCGCCGCATGGCGCACCTTGGGAGCGCCGATCGATAAAGGGGCCTTGGTCGCGGGACACAGCCTCGGCGAGTATACGGCGTTGGTTGCCGCCGGCGCGCTTCCTTTTACAGAAGCGGTCCGGCTGGTCCAACAACGCGGACGCTTCATGCAGGAGGCGGTTCCCCAGGGGCAAGGCGGGATGGCGGCGATCGTCGGGCTCGATCGAAAGACGATCGGTGAGATCTGCGAGCAAGCGTCGAGCGGGAGCGGACGGGTCACCGCCGCGAATTACAACGCCCCCGACCAGATCGTGATCGCCGGCGAAGCGGGCGCGGTTCAGCGGGGTGCAACACTGGCCCAAGCGCGCGGGGCGAAGCGGGTGGTTCCGCTGGCGGTCAGCGTTCCCTCGCACTCTCCGATGATGGGGGAGGCGTGTCGCCGTCTGGCGGCCGAGCTGGAAAAGATCGGCGGAGAAGATTTAAAGATTCCTCTCATCAATAATCTGCAAGCGAAGAGAATCACGACTTGGCAGGAGGCCAAGGCCGGTCTGATCGATCAGCTCTCCTCCCCGCTGCTTTGGGAAGAGACGATCGGGCAGATGCGGGATTCGGGAATCGATCTCTTCATCGAAGTCGGACCCGGCCGGGTTTTGTCCGGTTTGCTGAAGCGGATTGACCGGAAGCTCGCGACGATGAATGCCGAAGACGCCGCCGGGGTGGAGAAGGTCAAAGCGGCGCTGGAGAAATAA
- the fabF gene encoding beta-ketoacyl-ACP synthase II, which translates to MKRRVVVTGLGAITPLGIGVEKTWKALCAGESGVDRITRFDPTDYPCQIAAQVNDFAPADFIDAKEIKKMDTFIHYAVAAAQMAMDDSGLKVTPENAERIGVYVGSGIGGLQAIEQWHKVLLEKGPKRVSPFFIPMSIINLAPGQIGIRFGAKGPNSCAVTACATGNNCIGDAFRIIQRGEADAMIAGGTEAAITPLGVAGFSASRALSTRNDDPKHASRPFDKDRDGFVLGEGAGILVLEELESARARGARIYAEVLGYGMSADAYHITAPSEEGEGAARCMQLALKDAGIRPDEVGYINAHATSTMADAIETKAMKTVFGEAIRQIPISATKSMTGHLLGAAGGIEAVFSILTIRDSLIAPTINLDHPDPQCDLDYTPNQARKASVDIALSNSFGFGGTNATVLFKKVRNV; encoded by the coding sequence CTGAAACGAAGGGTTGTTGTTACCGGCCTGGGGGCAATCACGCCGCTCGGGATAGGAGTAGAGAAGACATGGAAGGCGCTCTGCGCAGGTGAGTCGGGGGTCGATCGGATCACCCGTTTCGATCCGACGGACTATCCCTGTCAGATTGCAGCCCAGGTCAACGATTTCGCCCCGGCCGATTTTATCGACGCCAAAGAAATCAAAAAAATGGACACCTTCATCCACTACGCCGTTGCCGCAGCCCAGATGGCGATGGATGATTCCGGATTGAAGGTGACCCCCGAGAATGCGGAGCGGATCGGCGTGTATGTCGGCTCCGGCATCGGGGGGCTTCAGGCCATTGAGCAGTGGCACAAGGTTCTCCTCGAAAAAGGACCGAAACGGGTCAGCCCCTTCTTCATTCCGATGTCCATTATCAATCTCGCCCCCGGCCAAATCGGCATCCGGTTCGGCGCCAAAGGACCCAACTCCTGCGCGGTCACGGCGTGCGCCACCGGAAACAACTGCATCGGGGACGCCTTCCGCATCATTCAACGGGGGGAGGCCGATGCAATGATTGCCGGGGGAACCGAGGCGGCAATCACCCCGCTGGGGGTCGCCGGATTTTCCGCCTCGCGCGCGCTCTCCACACGAAATGATGATCCGAAGCATGCCAGCCGCCCCTTTGATAAAGATCGAGACGGCTTTGTCTTGGGAGAAGGGGCCGGCATTCTTGTTTTAGAAGAGCTCGAGAGTGCCCGGGCGCGGGGCGCCCGCATTTATGCCGAGGTCCTCGGATATGGGATGTCTGCCGACGCCTACCATATCACCGCGCCGTCGGAAGAGGGAGAGGGGGCGGCGCGCTGCATGCAGCTTGCCTTGAAAGATGCCGGCATCCGACCTGACGAGGTCGGCTACATCAACGCCCACGCCACCTCCACCATGGCCGACGCCATCGAAACGAAGGCGATGAAGACGGTCTTCGGCGAGGCGATCCGGCAGATCCCGATCAGTGCGACCAAGTCGATGACCGGACACCTGTTGGGGGCGGCCGGAGGGATCGAAGCGGTCTTCAGCATTCTTACCATTCGAGACAGCCTGATCGCTCCGACGATTAACCTTGACCATCCCGATCCGCAGTGCGATCTCGACTACACGCCCAACCAGGCCCGAAAGGCTTCGGTCGATATCGCTCTTTCCAATTCGTTCGGTTTCGGCGGCACGAATGCCACCGTCCTTTTCAAGAAGGTTCGGAACGTGTAA
- a CDS encoding HD-GYP domain-containing protein, which translates to MGLSYVDRELERYLREEFGYSGTQLAYVLRDLKILLKREKLKAQELETAYQQMLRYAEDLRKSYLQERQQTERLIQSQRATAITLAKAIEKRDCYTGGHTDRVTGYAVLTAKQLHWSNEQLAVLELAGHLHDVGKIGVPDAILNKPGKLTVEEFEVMKAHPEIGEQIIRGIDFFESLVPYVLYHHERFDGQGYPKGLAGEDIPIEGRLLAVSDTFDAMTSSRPYRKQLDPEQAIKEIRRCSGSQFDPKIVNVFLEIWGAGLLDPILFGEADGPSPSSHHG; encoded by the coding sequence ATGGGTTTATCTTACGTCGATCGAGAGTTAGAGCGGTATCTTCGAGAGGAATTCGGCTATTCCGGCACCCAGCTCGCCTACGTGCTCCGCGATTTGAAGATCCTTCTTAAAAGAGAAAAGCTCAAGGCCCAAGAGTTAGAGACCGCATATCAACAGATGCTCCGCTATGCTGAGGATCTCCGCAAGAGCTATCTACAGGAGCGGCAGCAGACGGAGCGGTTGATTCAGAGCCAAAGAGCCACCGCGATCACCCTTGCAAAAGCGATCGAAAAACGTGATTGCTATACGGGGGGCCATACCGATCGGGTGACCGGATATGCCGTGTTGACGGCGAAGCAGCTGCACTGGTCGAATGAGCAATTGGCGGTGCTGGAATTGGCGGGACACCTCCACGATGTCGGAAAGATCGGCGTCCCCGATGCCATTCTCAACAAGCCGGGCAAGTTGACGGTCGAAGAGTTCGAGGTAATGAAAGCCCATCCTGAAATTGGAGAGCAGATCATCCGCGGCATCGATTTTTTCGAATCGTTGGTTCCCTATGTCCTCTATCATCATGAGCGGTTCGACGGACAGGGTTATCCGAAGGGGCTGGCGGGAGAGGACATTCCGATCGAAGGGAGACTGCTCGCCGTCTCCGACACGTTCGATGCCATGACGAGCAGCCGCCCCTATCGAAAACAGCTTGATCCCGAGCAAGCGATCAAGGAAATTAGGCGTTGTTCGGGATCACAGTTCGATCCGAAGATCGTCAATGTCTTCCTCGAAATTTGGGGGGCCGGACTGCTCGACCCGATCCTCTTTGGAGAAGCCGACGGTCCTTCCCCATCCTCCCACCACGGTTGA
- the fabG gene encoding 3-oxoacyl-[acyl-carrier-protein] reductase: protein MGGTIDLKGNVALVTGGAQGIGKAIATLLADCGASVVVSDVNRETAEKTVAELAAQGKEAMPAQANVARAEEVKAMVDSVISQWGKVDILVNNAGITRDTLLLRMKDEDWDAVLSVNLKGTYHCMKAVLPSMSRQRRGKIVNISSIVGVIGNAGQANYAASKAAVIGLTKTVAREYASRGITVNAVAPGFIDTAMTASLPADVKENLLKQIPLARLGSPSDIANAVVFLASDRADYMTGQVLHVNGGMYMGG from the coding sequence ATGGGTGGAACGATCGATTTAAAAGGGAATGTAGCGCTCGTCACCGGCGGCGCCCAGGGGATTGGAAAAGCGATTGCAACCCTTCTTGCGGACTGCGGGGCGAGTGTGGTAGTCTCCGACGTAAATCGCGAAACGGCTGAGAAGACGGTTGCAGAGCTCGCCGCGCAGGGGAAAGAGGCGATGCCGGCGCAAGCCAACGTGGCACGCGCGGAAGAGGTCAAGGCGATGGTCGATTCGGTCATCTCGCAATGGGGAAAGGTCGACATCCTCGTCAACAACGCCGGGATCACCCGAGATACCCTGCTGCTCCGGATGAAGGATGAAGATTGGGACGCGGTTCTCTCCGTGAACCTCAAAGGGACCTACCACTGTATGAAGGCGGTGCTTCCCTCGATGAGCCGGCAGCGCCGCGGGAAGATCGTTAATATCTCATCGATTGTCGGCGTCATCGGAAATGCCGGTCAGGCGAATTATGCCGCGTCCAAGGCGGCGGTCATCGGCCTGACGAAGACCGTGGCGCGCGAGTACGCCAGCCGCGGCATCACGGTGAATGCCGTCGCCCCCGGTTTTATCGATACCGCCATGACCGCATCGCTTCCCGCCGACGTCAAAGAAAATTTACTAAAGCAGATCCCGTTGGCCCGTCTGGGGTCTCCGTCGGACATCGCCAACGCGGTCGTCTTTTTGGCTTCGGACCGCGCCGACTATATGACCGGCCAGGTGCTTCATGTCAACGGCGGCATGTATATGGGAGGATAA
- a CDS encoding acyl--CoA ligase encodes MFLFFKEQEVTYRQLDERTERIAENLARFKVQPGEKVALLLPNIPEFLFAFFGVLKHGAVVVPMNPGLRGEEVARLLEHSESRVLVTTPTLYSMIAPKRTELSRLQLLFLVGERGGVGKVFSSLYVAGGPRRPEEIGPNDPAALIYTSGTTGWPKGVVLTDHNYLFSAAQFSRAMELSEQDRLLGVLPLSEVGSQVILLLASLFSGGSLVLMERFSPAEVFMTLERFRVTAFAGMF; translated from the coding sequence GTGTTCCTCTTCTTCAAAGAACAAGAAGTCACTTACCGGCAATTGGATGAACGAACAGAGCGGATTGCTGAAAACCTGGCCCGTTTTAAAGTTCAGCCGGGAGAGAAAGTTGCGCTACTCCTTCCGAACATTCCGGAGTTTCTTTTCGCCTTCTTTGGGGTGTTAAAGCACGGCGCGGTGGTGGTGCCGATGAACCCGGGGTTGAGAGGGGAGGAGGTCGCGCGCCTCCTCGAACATTCCGAAAGCCGCGTCTTGGTGACCACACCGACCCTGTATTCAATGATCGCGCCGAAACGGACCGAGCTGTCGCGGCTTCAATTGCTTTTCTTGGTCGGTGAACGCGGCGGGGTCGGAAAGGTTTTCTCCTCCCTTTATGTCGCCGGCGGACCGCGGCGGCCGGAAGAGATCGGTCCCAATGATCCCGCCGCATTGATCTATACCTCGGGGACAACCGGATGGCCGAAGGGGGTCGTTTTAACCGATCACAACTATCTCTTCAGCGCGGCGCAATTTTCTCGAGCCATGGAGTTATCCGAACAGGATCGCCTGCTTGGCGTCCTTCCTCTTTCTGAGGTCGGCAGCCAGGTCATTTTATTGCTGGCCTCTCTTTTTTCGGGCGGGAGCCTGGTTCTGATGGAGCGATTTTCGCCGGCGGAGGTTTTTATGACGTTGGAGCGATTTCGCGTGACCGCCTTCGCCGGTATGTTCTAG
- a CDS encoding dual specificity protein phosphatase family protein, translating to MRATRTTRHLLILFYSVFAVSIAGCATRPSTPPTRAWSAPCDTCMAGVENFGKVTPLLWRGEQPTKEGFRHLEAAGVKTVISLREFHDDLPLLKGTKLKYLRIPMDPWRPEEEELIQFLKAVDAALKDPDGAPVFVHCSLGRDRTGYSIASYRMVFEHWAAEDAIHEMFDFRFNAIFFYNPRFLKKMDVERLRTLVQFKP from the coding sequence GTGAGAGCCACCCGCACGACCAGACATCTTTTAATTCTCTTTTATAGCGTCTTCGCCGTTTCCATCGCAGGCTGTGCGACGCGCCCCTCCACCCCTCCCACGCGCGCGTGGTCGGCTCCGTGTGATACCTGCATGGCGGGGGTTGAGAATTTTGGGAAGGTCACGCCGCTCCTCTGGCGGGGAGAGCAGCCGACGAAAGAGGGGTTTCGTCATCTGGAGGCGGCGGGGGTGAAGACCGTCATCAGTCTTCGGGAGTTTCACGACGACCTGCCGCTGCTGAAGGGGACGAAGCTGAAGTATCTGCGGATTCCGATGGATCCGTGGCGTCCTGAAGAGGAGGAGCTGATTCAATTTTTAAAAGCGGTCGACGCCGCGCTCAAAGATCCTGACGGCGCGCCGGTGTTTGTCCATTGCTCGCTCGGGAGGGATCGCACCGGCTATAGCATCGCCTCGTACCGGATGGTTTTTGAGCATTGGGCGGCGGAAGATGCGATCCACGAGATGTTCGACTTTCGCTTCAACGCGATCTTTTTCTACAATCCCCGGTTTCTTAAAAAAATGGATGTCGAGCGCCTGCGCACGCTTGTACAATTCAAGCCGTAA
- a CDS encoding response regulator — MLKKILIADDEIPIRLLIHSTLESEEYEILEAVNGPDTIEKCLEQKPNLLILDLMMPGLSGEEVCKKIRSDPRTGSIPIIILTGRGKLTHDEAKRFDADIYLTKPFSPLELLDCVSRVLSRQG; from the coding sequence ATGTTGAAGAAGATCCTGATTGCCGACGATGAAATCCCGATCCGACTTTTGATTCACAGCACGTTGGAGAGCGAAGAATATGAGATCCTGGAAGCGGTTAACGGTCCCGACACGATTGAAAAGTGTCTGGAGCAGAAACCGAACCTTCTCATCCTCGATCTGATGATGCCGGGGCTCAGCGGCGAGGAAGTCTGCAAGAAGATTCGGTCCGATCCTCGGACGGGATCGATTCCGATTATTATCTTGACCGGTCGGGGAAAGCTCACCCACGATGAAGCAAAACGCTTCGATGCGGATATCTATTTAACCAAGCCATTCAGCCCCCTGGAATTGCTCGATTGCGTCAGCCGGGTCTTAAGCCGACAGGGCTAG
- a CDS encoding tetratricopeptide repeat protein, translating into MKKWPPPQKPTASIWISRARTPIVFVFLSFVILLIYSNIFSSSFHFDDYSNIIDDPRVRSLHYLKQFWNVEERRWVGFMTFALNYHFGGLDVFGYHLVNVAIHLLNTFLVYTFVLQLFRTPLMTSTERYPCDRAPWIAFSAALLFAAHPLQTEAVTYIVQRFASLVVTFYLLALVCYIYWRIAAPSTKRKYAWYLGSLLSTLLAMRTKEVSFTIPLMFILIEFLFFERPRKMRWLSLLPFLSSLILIPLSSIHFLSEIEERLSRHPIQVSRLDYFFTQLRALMTYLRLLIWPVNQNLDYDYPVYHSLFDPAVFLSLLVIVGLFSVAFFLLTRQRKNSAARLVAFGILWFFLTISVTSTLSALRIIETLFEHRLYLPSIGLFISVSAVLLAGPITFKRVLPLRWGFGGIAVAVLCLSIATYQRNGIWKDEMTLWGDVVKKSPAKARGYNNLGIAYAKHKRFDEAEAAFEKSIALKPDDANALNNLGNVYKNHGQIAKAIEAYQGAIRINPALYRSYYNIGVVYEKEGHLEEAITFYQKALLLSSEDDLGEIYFNIGNTYAKWQRWAEAIDTYEKALKFDIDLPKFDPDLPRVYNNLGVSYAAVGEMEKALGAYQKAVELEPDYDKAHNNLGNTYLLLGRKKEAREEYRQVIKINPELVEARRHLKELRDSDEDERWGVEVT; encoded by the coding sequence ATGAAAAAGTGGCCCCCGCCTCAAAAACCAACCGCTTCAATTTGGATCTCCAGGGCTCGAACGCCGATCGTTTTCGTCTTCCTGTCATTCGTCATTCTCCTAATTTATTCGAATATCTTCTCCTCTTCCTTTCATTTTGATGACTATTCCAACATCATCGACGACCCCCGGGTTCGATCCTTACATTATTTGAAACAGTTTTGGAACGTCGAAGAGCGTCGATGGGTGGGCTTCATGACCTTCGCCCTCAATTACCATTTTGGAGGACTGGATGTCTTCGGCTATCACCTGGTCAATGTCGCCATCCATCTCTTGAATACCTTTCTCGTCTATACGTTTGTCCTTCAGCTCTTCCGCACCCCCCTAATGACCTCCACAGAAAGGTACCCCTGCGACCGCGCGCCGTGGATTGCGTTTTCTGCGGCGCTTCTTTTCGCGGCCCACCCGCTTCAAACAGAGGCGGTGACCTACATCGTTCAGCGCTTTGCCTCGCTGGTCGTCACGTTTTATCTTCTTGCTCTCGTCTGCTACATCTACTGGCGGATCGCAGCCCCTTCCACGAAGCGAAAATATGCCTGGTATCTCGGCTCGCTTCTTTCCACCCTGCTGGCAATGCGGACGAAGGAGGTGAGCTTCACGATTCCGCTGATGTTCATCTTAATCGAATTCCTTTTTTTCGAGCGCCCAAGAAAAATGCGCTGGCTCTCCTTGCTCCCCTTTCTTAGTTCGCTGATCCTGATTCCGCTGTCGAGTATTCATTTTCTCAGTGAAATAGAAGAGAGACTTTCCCGCCATCCGATCCAGGTGAGCCGGCTTGATTATTTCTTCACACAGCTGCGGGCGCTCATGACTTACCTTCGGCTTCTGATTTGGCCGGTCAATCAAAACCTCGACTACGACTACCCGGTTTACCACTCGCTGTTCGATCCCGCCGTCTTCCTTTCGCTTCTCGTCATTGTAGGACTTTTTTCGGTCGCTTTCTTTCTCCTTACCCGACAGCGCAAAAATTCCGCCGCGCGGCTGGTCGCATTCGGAATTCTCTGGTTCTTTTTAACGATCTCGGTGACATCGACCCTCTCTGCGCTTCGGATCATCGAGACTCTTTTCGAGCATCGGCTCTATCTTCCGAGCATCGGACTTTTCATCTCGGTCAGCGCCGTGCTGCTCGCCGGTCCAATCACCTTCAAGAGGGTGCTTCCGCTCCGCTGGGGTTTCGGGGGCATCGCCGTTGCGGTCCTTTGTTTATCGATTGCGACTTATCAGCGAAACGGAATCTGGAAGGATGAAATGACCTTGTGGGGAGATGTCGTAAAGAAGAGTCCGGCAAAAGCACGCGGTTACAACAACCTTGGCATTGCCTATGCCAAGCACAAGCGATTCGATGAAGCGGAAGCGGCCTTTGAGAAATCGATCGCCCTGAAGCCGGACGATGCGAATGCCCTCAACAACTTGGGAAACGTATACAAAAACCATGGGCAGATTGCGAAAGCGATTGAAGCATATCAAGGAGCAATCCGGATCAACCCGGCGCTCTATCGGTCCTACTACAATATCGGTGTCGTCTATGAGAAGGAGGGCCATCTTGAGGAAGCCATCACCTTTTATCAAAAAGCGCTGCTCCTCTCCTCCGAAGACGATCTAGGAGAGATCTACTTTAATATCGGCAATACCTATGCGAAATGGCAGCGCTGGGCGGAGGCGATTGACACATATGAAAAAGCCTTAAAGTTCGACATCGACCTTCCGAAGTTCGACCCGGATCTTCCCCGAGTCTACAATAACCTCGGCGTCTCCTACGCCGCCGTGGGAGAGATGGAAAAAGCGCTCGGCGCCTATCAAAAGGCGGTGGAACTCGAGCCGGACTACGACAAGGCGCACAACAACCTCGGGAATACCTATCTTCTGCTCGGCCGGAAAAAGGAAGCGCGGGAGGAGTACCGACAGGTCATAAAAATCAATCCCGAGCTGGTCGAGGCCCGCCGACATTTAAAAGAATTGAGAGACTCGGACGAAGACGAACGGTGGGGCGTTGAAGTCACCTGA
- the lexA gene encoding repressor LexA, which yields MEAVLTLRQQAVLEFLKRYLDEQGFPPSLREIAHHFKMADPKGAKKHLDALVRKGIIQRLPGRSRAIRIAGTPVPKGRLLPILGTVRAGLPLLSEENIDGQLWVDPAIAPGEAAFLLRVKGESMIGAHIMEGDYVVVQKRPMVQNGEIAVVLVDGETTLKYFSKKQGVVILSPAHPQMRPIVIEKDRSVEVLGKVIAVVRMYDAGSQRKKER from the coding sequence ATGGAAGCGGTGCTGACCCTCCGACAACAAGCGGTCCTTGAATTTTTAAAACGCTATCTCGATGAGCAAGGTTTCCCGCCGAGCCTCCGTGAAATTGCACATCATTTTAAGATGGCCGACCCGAAGGGGGCCAAGAAGCATTTAGATGCACTCGTCCGAAAGGGAATCATCCAGCGCCTCCCTGGACGGTCGCGCGCGATACGGATCGCAGGCACCCCCGTCCCGAAAGGCCGGCTGCTGCCGATCCTCGGCACGGTTCGCGCCGGGCTCCCCCTTCTGTCCGAGGAAAATATCGACGGACAGCTCTGGGTCGATCCCGCGATTGCACCCGGGGAGGCGGCGTTTCTCCTTCGTGTAAAGGGAGAGAGCATGATCGGCGCCCATATCATGGAGGGGGATTACGTGGTGGTCCAAAAGCGACCGATGGTCCAAAATGGAGAGATCGCCGTCGTCTTAGTGGATGGCGAAACAACGCTTAAATATTTTTCGAAGAAACAAGGGGTGGTCATTTTATCCCCCGCCCATCCCCAGATGAGACCGATCGTCATCGAGAAAGATCGCTCGGTCGAGGTCTTGGGAAAGGTCATTGCCGTCGTCAGGATGTATGATGCAGGAAGTCAAAGAAAAAAAGAGAGGTGA